From a single Mycolicibacterium moriokaense genomic region:
- a CDS encoding ammonium transporter, giving the protein MLRRNFAKGADVPEIDPAATAWLLAATAMVLLMTPGLAIFYGGMVRTTGVLNMIMMCFISIPACTIAWLLVGYTVAFSEDAGKGLIGNLSHFGMLGIDPTTVRGTVPELLFATFQLTFAIVTAALVSGAIADRARFSAWVVFVPVWTVAVYAVVAHWVWGPDGWLSNLGVLDYAGGLVVEIVSGASALALALVLGPRIGFKKDAMRPHNLPFVLLGAGLLWFGWFGFNAGSALAANGTAAAVFLNTLVAGCLGMLGWITVERFRDGKPTTFGAASGVVAGLVAITPSCGTVNTLGAFVVGLAAGVICSYAVGLKFRWNYDDSLDVVGVHYVGGLVGVLLIGFLAAEVMTAGPEGLFYGGGLAQLGKQALAALVVSIYAFAMSFALAKIIDRVLGFRVSAEDETAGVDFTQHAETAYAEGVHGHQPVRRPTLGGSATLQQRADAAEDTESTSLD; this is encoded by the coding sequence ATGCTTCGTCGGAACTTCGCCAAAGGAGCCGACGTGCCAGAGATCGATCCCGCCGCGACCGCCTGGTTGTTGGCCGCCACCGCGATGGTCCTGCTGATGACACCGGGACTCGCCATCTTCTACGGCGGCATGGTCCGCACCACCGGCGTGCTCAACATGATCATGATGTGCTTCATCTCGATCCCGGCCTGCACGATCGCATGGCTGTTGGTCGGCTACACCGTCGCGTTCTCCGAGGACGCCGGTAAGGGACTGATCGGCAACCTCTCCCACTTCGGCATGCTCGGTATCGATCCGACGACCGTGCGCGGCACGGTGCCCGAGCTCCTGTTCGCCACTTTCCAACTGACCTTCGCGATCGTCACCGCCGCGCTCGTCAGCGGCGCGATCGCCGACCGCGCGCGATTCTCGGCGTGGGTGGTCTTCGTCCCGGTGTGGACCGTCGCGGTCTACGCCGTCGTGGCGCACTGGGTCTGGGGGCCCGACGGCTGGCTGTCCAACCTCGGGGTGCTGGATTATGCCGGCGGCCTGGTGGTCGAGATCGTCTCCGGCGCTTCGGCATTGGCGCTCGCACTGGTGCTCGGTCCGCGCATCGGCTTCAAGAAGGACGCCATGCGCCCGCATAACCTGCCGTTCGTTCTGCTCGGTGCGGGTCTGCTGTGGTTCGGCTGGTTCGGTTTCAACGCCGGCTCTGCACTGGCGGCCAACGGCACGGCGGCAGCCGTTTTTCTCAACACCCTGGTGGCCGGTTGTTTGGGCATGCTGGGCTGGATCACCGTCGAGCGCTTCCGTGACGGCAAGCCGACGACGTTCGGCGCCGCATCGGGTGTGGTCGCCGGCCTGGTCGCGATCACACCGTCGTGCGGGACGGTCAACACCCTCGGCGCATTCGTCGTCGGCCTGGCCGCAGGCGTCATCTGCTCATACGCCGTCGGGTTGAAGTTCCGCTGGAACTACGACGACTCGCTGGACGTGGTCGGCGTGCACTACGTCGGCGGACTCGTCGGCGTCCTACTCATCGGATTCCTCGCGGCAGAGGTGATGACCGCAGGCCCGGAGGGCCTGTTCTACGGCGGCGGCCTCGCCCAGCTCGGCAAGCAGGCGTTAGCCGCGCTGGTGGTCAGCATCTACGCGTTCGCCATGTCGTTCGCGTTGGCCAAGATCATCGATCGCGTCCTCGGATTCCGCGTCAGCGCCGAGGATGAGACGGCTGGCGTCGACTTCACCCAACACGCCGAGACCGCCTATGCCGAGGGTGTGCACGGGCATCAGCCGGTGCGCCGGCCGACCCTCGGGGGTTCCGCTACCTTGCAGCAGCGGGCCGATGCCGCCGAGGACACCGAGTCAACGAGCCTGGACTGA
- a CDS encoding DUF7159 family protein: MDIVLGVSTTPTTVRMVLVEGEMADGVTVDHDSFDVTTNEGSANSAAEQVVEAILGTQESATAGGHHLRAVGITWSQHSEGAALRDALAVRSLDDVMLVSAGHAAAELAQAAGRAVGYDTTALLFVDRDTATLSVVQTDDGSVVKVLSRSLHGGDAMGILTEMAAAVDAQDARPQGMFVVGSGVDVSSVKEHLQHLVSLPVSAPDEPELALARGAALAAANAPALESSTVGLAYSQDPDGPTAGSALAGLAGAETQLAAVGSDGASLDDYDPQTELQLPGERKPFLLVGSALTSIFVVGVVALVISLAVSIRPTADQRPSPGQNALVPTVAPAAPAPAPTPEAKPAEAPPPAPPPAAETIKPPVPVAQQVPQAPPRTVYVEAPPPAAPPPAAAPAPAPPPAAPAPAPAPVYIPPPVYNPPPIYRPWNPPWRPHYLPPKPWQPPQWNPPWEDEPEEEPQIPQNPQLPQTPQLPQTPQLPQTPQQPQVPQAPQSPSLGSGPRGSGPGSGSNGPGSSRSPYNPGSQYPGSGSFGRGGGGGGSCFLIFCSGG; this comes from the coding sequence GTGGACATCGTGCTGGGTGTGTCGACCACACCTACGACGGTCCGCATGGTGCTGGTCGAGGGGGAGATGGCCGACGGAGTGACCGTCGACCATGATTCGTTTGACGTCACCACGAACGAAGGCTCAGCAAACTCTGCGGCGGAGCAGGTCGTCGAGGCGATCCTGGGCACCCAGGAGAGCGCGACCGCCGGCGGTCATCACCTGAGGGCCGTCGGCATCACCTGGAGTCAGCACTCCGAGGGCGCCGCACTGCGCGACGCCCTGGCGGTCAGGAGCCTCGATGACGTGATGTTGGTGTCCGCGGGCCACGCCGCCGCGGAGCTTGCCCAGGCCGCAGGTCGTGCGGTCGGGTACGACACGACCGCGCTGTTGTTCGTCGACCGCGACACCGCCACCCTGTCGGTCGTTCAGACCGACGACGGGTCGGTGGTCAAGGTGCTCAGCCGCAGCCTGCACGGCGGGGATGCGATGGGGATCCTGACCGAGATGGCCGCCGCCGTCGACGCGCAGGACGCGCGCCCGCAGGGCATGTTCGTCGTCGGCTCGGGCGTCGACGTGTCCTCGGTGAAGGAACACCTACAGCATCTGGTCAGCCTCCCGGTCAGCGCGCCGGACGAACCCGAACTGGCACTGGCTCGCGGCGCCGCGCTGGCGGCCGCCAACGCCCCGGCGCTGGAGTCGTCCACGGTCGGCCTTGCCTACTCGCAGGATCCCGACGGCCCGACGGCCGGTTCGGCTCTCGCGGGCCTGGCCGGCGCCGAGACACAGCTGGCTGCGGTCGGCTCCGATGGTGCATCCCTCGACGACTACGACCCCCAGACGGAACTTCAGCTGCCCGGGGAGCGCAAGCCGTTCCTGCTCGTCGGCAGTGCGCTGACGTCTATCTTCGTCGTCGGCGTTGTGGCACTGGTCATTTCGCTGGCTGTGAGTATCCGCCCGACGGCCGACCAGCGGCCCAGCCCTGGCCAGAACGCCCTCGTACCCACAGTCGCGCCAGCGGCTCCGGCGCCGGCACCTACTCCGGAAGCAAAGCCGGCCGAGGCGCCGCCTCCTGCGCCGCCGCCGGCCGCCGAGACGATCAAGCCGCCGGTGCCCGTGGCGCAGCAGGTTCCGCAGGCGCCACCTCGCACGGTCTACGTCGAGGCCCCGCCGCCGGCTGCGCCGCCACCCGCGGCCGCCCCGGCGCCTGCACCTCCGCCCGCCGCGCCGGCACCCGCGCCGGCTCCGGTCTACATCCCGCCGCCCGTGTACAACCCGCCGCCGATCTACCGGCCGTGGAATCCGCCGTGGCGGCCGCACTATCTGCCGCCGAAGCCGTGGCAACCACCGCAGTGGAATCCACCGTGGGAGGACGAACCGGAGGAGGAGCCGCAGATCCCGCAGAACCCTCAGCTGCCGCAGACCCCGCAGCTGCCGCAGACCCCGCAACTGCCGCAGACCCCGCAGCAGCCTCAGGTTCCGCAGGCGCCGCAGTCGCCGTCCCTGGGCTCGGGTCCTCGGGGCTCAGGCCCCGGGTCGGGCTCAAACGGGCCCGGCTCGAGTCGCAGCCCGTACAACCCCGGTTCGCAATACCCGGGATCGGGATCGTTCGGCCGCGGTGGTGGCGGTGGAGGTAGCTGCTTCCTGATCTTCTGCAGCGGGGGCTGA
- the dcd gene encoding dCTP deaminase, with amino-acid sequence MLLSDRDIRSEIAAGRLGIDPFEENLIQPSSVDVRLDNLFRVFNNTRYTHIDPALRQDDLTTLVEPKEGEPFVLHPGEFVLGSTLERCSLPNDLAGRLEGKSSLGRLGLLTHSTAGFIDPGFSGHITLELSNVANLPITLWPGMKIGQLCLLRLTSPAEHPYGSSQAGSKYQGQRGPTPSRSYLNFIKSS; translated from the coding sequence GTGCTGCTCTCCGATCGCGACATCAGGTCCGAAATCGCCGCCGGTCGGCTGGGCATCGACCCGTTCGAAGAGAACCTCATCCAGCCGTCGAGCGTCGACGTGCGGCTGGACAACCTGTTCCGGGTGTTCAACAACACCCGCTACACCCACATCGACCCGGCGCTGCGTCAGGACGACCTCACGACGCTGGTCGAGCCCAAGGAAGGCGAGCCCTTCGTCCTTCATCCCGGCGAGTTCGTCCTCGGATCGACGCTGGAACGGTGCTCGCTGCCCAACGACCTCGCGGGCCGGCTCGAAGGCAAGTCGTCGCTCGGCCGACTCGGCCTACTGACCCACTCCACCGCGGGCTTCATCGACCCCGGGTTCAGCGGGCACATCACGCTGGAACTGTCCAACGTCGCGAACCTGCCGATCACGCTGTGGCCGGGCATGAAGATCGGCCAGCTCTGCCTGCTGCGGCTGACCAGTCCCGCCGAGCACCCGTACGGCAGCTCGCAGGCGGGCTCCAAGTATCAGGGCCAGCGCGGGCCCACGCCCTCGCGCTCGTATCTGAACTTCATCAAGTCCAGCTGA
- a CDS encoding GlxA family transcriptional regulator, with product MRHNDAVVAATARARVVVIVVFDDVTMLDVAGAGEVFAEANRFGGDYQIKIASVDGRDVTTSIGIRLGVTDSVGSIESADTVLVAGSDNIPARPIDPALVEAVKSVAGRTRRLGSICTGSFILAQAGLLNGRRATTHWHNIRSFTRAFPDIIVEPDAIFVRDGDVFTSAGISAGIDLALALVEQDYGADLVRDVARWLVVYLKRAGGQSQFSSLIEASPPPQSALRAVTDAIAAEPHADHSVKTLAARASLSTRQLTRLFRSELGTTPADYVEMVRIDVARAALDAGRTVTESAGLAGFGSTETLRRAFVEHLGVSPKAYRDRFRTAI from the coding sequence ATGCGACACAATGACGCGGTGGTGGCAGCGACTGCTCGCGCCCGGGTGGTGGTGATCGTCGTCTTCGACGACGTGACGATGCTCGATGTCGCAGGGGCGGGCGAGGTCTTCGCCGAAGCCAACCGATTCGGCGGCGACTATCAAATCAAGATCGCATCGGTGGACGGGCGCGATGTGACCACATCGATCGGAATCCGGCTGGGCGTCACCGACAGCGTCGGGTCCATCGAATCCGCTGACACCGTCCTGGTCGCCGGCAGCGACAACATTCCGGCGCGGCCGATTGACCCGGCACTCGTCGAGGCCGTGAAGTCGGTGGCGGGTCGGACTCGGCGACTGGGGTCCATCTGCACCGGGTCGTTCATCCTCGCGCAGGCCGGCCTGCTCAATGGTCGGCGCGCGACCACGCACTGGCACAACATCCGATCGTTCACCCGCGCTTTTCCCGACATCATCGTCGAACCGGACGCGATCTTCGTCCGGGACGGCGACGTCTTCACGTCGGCGGGTATCTCAGCGGGCATCGATCTCGCGCTCGCACTGGTCGAACAGGACTACGGCGCTGACCTCGTTCGCGATGTGGCTCGCTGGTTGGTCGTCTATCTCAAGCGCGCCGGCGGCCAGTCGCAATTCTCGTCGCTGATCGAGGCCAGCCCGCCGCCGCAGTCCGCGCTGCGGGCGGTCACCGACGCGATCGCGGCCGAGCCGCATGCGGACCACAGCGTGAAAACCCTTGCGGCGCGCGCCTCTCTGAGCACGCGACAGCTGACCCGGTTGTTCCGATCCGAACTCGGGACGACGCCTGCGGATTACGTGGAGATGGTCCGCATCGACGTCGCCCGCGCCGCCCTTGATGCCGGCCGCACCGTGACCGAGTCCGCAGGCCTGGCGGGATTCGGTAGCACCGAGACTCTGCGGCGCGCATTCGTCGAACACCTAGGCGTCTCACCGAAGGCCTACCGGGACAGATTCCGCACGGCCATCTGA